One segment of Bacillus alkalisoli DNA contains the following:
- a CDS encoding CPBP family intramembrane glutamic endopeptidase: MRNKQAEALKHMSDKELLGHLYVSQLLFLLVGVILSFFLFDSWEEFISIWTFQPFDIFVIGTIFALVVYFADLLLMKFVPKYMFDDGGINEKMFQRRTVLHIFFLAFIIALVEEFLFRGVIQTHFGLVAASVIFALMHIRYLSKWLLLFSVVLLSFLLGLIYEYTGSVLVTFWSHFLIDLLLALKIRHDFINKYVNNDGGRDNDEQK, translated from the coding sequence GTGAGAAATAAACAAGCAGAAGCATTAAAACATATGTCAGATAAAGAACTGTTAGGCCATCTTTATGTGTCTCAATTGCTGTTTTTATTGGTGGGAGTTATACTTTCATTCTTTTTATTCGATAGTTGGGAAGAGTTTATATCCATATGGACTTTTCAGCCATTTGATATTTTCGTTATAGGTACGATTTTTGCACTGGTTGTTTATTTTGCGGATCTACTGTTAATGAAGTTTGTTCCTAAGTATATGTTTGATGATGGTGGCATAAATGAAAAAATGTTTCAAAGGAGAACGGTTCTTCATATTTTTTTTCTAGCGTTTATCATTGCGTTAGTGGAAGAATTTTTATTTAGAGGAGTCATTCAAACACATTTTGGATTAGTTGCAGCAAGCGTCATTTTTGCCCTAATGCATATTCGTTATTTATCTAAATGGTTACTCTTATTTTCTGTTGTGTTATTAAGTTTCTTACTAGGACTTATTTATGAATATACTGGTAGTGTTCTTGTAACATTTTGGTCACATTTTTTAATAGATTTGCTTTTAGCGTTAAAAATTAGACATGATTTTATAAATAAATACGTAAATAATGATGGTGGGAGGGATAACGATGAGCAAAAATGA
- a CDS encoding LysM peptidoglycan-binding domain-containing protein produces the protein MSKNETDKLDQASTLREKAVRVKKLPPRSELHANKKKKTKWKIHYPMVRLISIAFFLIPIAILALVLSDDNSIISRILPSESSIYEPIHVLKPTPPPAADDDKSDSKETEDKVDEEELKEVITEEQATEPSEQDKEVKEDKAEEENSEPVIDESAIEEDIEIIYHTVQKEETLFSISVKYYNGRHGEKIIKDFNNLITNQVNVGQTLKIPIKKQDS, from the coding sequence ATGAGCAAAAATGAAACAGATAAACTAGATCAAGCGTCAACATTAAGAGAAAAAGCGGTAAGGGTGAAAAAGTTACCTCCTCGAAGTGAGTTGCATGCAAATAAGAAAAAGAAAACAAAATGGAAAATACATTATCCGATGGTCCGGTTAATTTCAATCGCATTCTTTCTAATTCCTATTGCGATATTAGCACTAGTGCTTAGTGATGATAATAGTATTATTTCAAGAATATTACCTTCTGAATCTTCCATATACGAACCGATCCACGTCTTGAAACCAACACCACCGCCAGCTGCAGATGATGACAAATCAGATTCAAAGGAAACAGAAGACAAGGTGGATGAAGAGGAATTAAAAGAAGTAATTACAGAAGAGCAAGCAACAGAACCTTCGGAGCAAGATAAAGAAGTGAAGGAAGATAAAGCAGAGGAAGAGAATTCAGAGCCTGTCATCGACGAGTCAGCAATAGAAGAAGATATTGAAATCATTTATCATACTGTTCAAAAAGAAGAAACGTTGTTTAGTATTTCTGTAAAATACTACAACGGCCGACATGGCGAAAAAATCATCAAAGACTTTAATAACCTTATAACAAACCAAGTAAACGTCGGCCAAACTTTGAAAATACCAATTAAAAAGCAAGATTCATAA
- a CDS encoding DUF2663 family protein, whose product MESSIKNLDTYTDEATKQTLQALVDKKRKFDAFKKKEFSWRILCIASIGLFFLYLYYFIVLNVINFSLLFAHILDDSSHFYVIMFIGIQIAIIKYYLMKKDKAEKEYHELRKEIVKRSDDYWKQTHEWKQRHHVFAMMKKEFDINLYHEGK is encoded by the coding sequence ATGGAAAGCTCAATAAAAAATTTAGATACCTATACAGATGAAGCAACAAAACAAACCTTACAAGCACTTGTAGATAAAAAACGAAAATTCGATGCCTTTAAGAAAAAAGAATTCTCATGGAGGATTTTATGTATAGCATCGATCGGATTGTTCTTTTTGTACCTATATTATTTCATCGTTTTGAACGTAATTAACTTTTCATTATTGTTTGCTCACATATTAGATGATTCTTCTCATTTTTACGTTATCATGTTTATAGGAATACAAATAGCAATTATTAAGTATTATTTAATGAAAAAAGATAAAGCAGAGAAAGAATATCATGAACTTCGAAAAGAAATCGTAAAACGTAGTGATGACTACTGGAAACAAACCCATGAATGGAAACAACGCCATCATGTATTTGCCATGATGAAAAAAGAGTTTGATATTAACTTGTATCATGAAGGGAAGTAA
- a CDS encoding metallophosphoesterase: MLFYMFKQAFADNVTEETILIEDFPKTFGELKIFFLSDVHRREITDEVLSKVKKKVDIVVIGGDLTEKKVPFARVEANLQKLKTIGAPIYFVWGNNDYETDFRTLDAILLQHGVKVLDNTAVTFESREGEYIQLLGVDELSVEKDNLSLALSDCRTDSFKILAAHNPEIIEKFTEEEKISFVLCGHTHGGQIRIFGFGPYEKGKLHVLSHTKLFISNGYGTSLLPLRLGAPAETHILTLKRG, translated from the coding sequence ATGTTGTTTTATATGTTTAAGCAAGCATTTGCTGATAATGTTACAGAAGAAACAATCCTAATTGAAGACTTCCCAAAAACTTTTGGTGAGTTGAAAATTTTCTTCCTTTCAGATGTTCATAGACGAGAGATAACAGACGAAGTGTTGAGTAAAGTTAAGAAAAAAGTAGATATTGTTGTAATCGGTGGTGACTTAACGGAAAAGAAAGTGCCGTTTGCTAGAGTAGAAGCAAATCTGCAAAAGCTAAAAACTATTGGTGCACCTATATATTTTGTATGGGGTAATAATGATTACGAAACTGATTTTCGAACGTTAGATGCTATCCTTTTGCAGCATGGTGTAAAAGTGTTAGATAATACGGCAGTAACATTTGAATCCAGAGAAGGTGAATACATACAACTGTTAGGAGTGGACGAATTAAGTGTAGAAAAAGATAACTTATCACTTGCGTTATCAGATTGTAGAACGGATTCATTTAAAATACTTGCCGCCCATAACCCAGAAATAATAGAAAAGTTTACAGAAGAAGAAAAAATCTCTTTTGTTCTATGTGGACATACACATGGAGGGCAAATACGTATTTTCGGGTTTGGTCCTTATGAAAAAGGAAAATTACATGTGTTATCACATACGAAGCTTTTCATCAGTAACGGCTACGGGACATCTCTGCTCCCACTAAGACTAGGAGCACCAGCAGAAACACATATTTTAACACTAAAAAGAGGGTGA
- a CDS encoding MerR family transcriptional regulator, with protein sequence MQNQEGKYNIKAVSNMLGIQAGTLRAWERRYQIIAPVRNDSGHRLYTEEHIKILKWLIEKVDKGFTISQAVSLLEKNELSITDTVKETIDDKSVELFDELLDALLSFDEARAHVIMDKVFTIYSVEKVLIDILGTLLVRVGSLWEEGTITSAHEHFASSFLRSRIGSILHTLPTNGFLPKTVSVCGPGEWHELGLLIYTLYVKRKGFDTIYLGVSLADNDIHVVIEEINPKFLFLSCTLKENLEKTLLLVVELESKYPNLHVGIGGHAIGYMNEEERAKFDKNIIGLNIEQWDHWLKQKMNE encoded by the coding sequence ATGCAAAATCAAGAAGGAAAATATAATATAAAAGCAGTTTCTAATATGCTAGGTATTCAAGCTGGTACGCTAAGAGCTTGGGAAAGAAGATACCAAATAATAGCACCAGTACGCAATGATTCTGGTCATCGTTTATATACAGAAGAACATATCAAAATACTTAAATGGTTAATCGAAAAAGTAGATAAAGGATTTACGATTAGTCAAGCTGTCTCATTGTTAGAAAAAAACGAACTGTCCATTACAGATACGGTTAAAGAAACAATAGACGATAAATCAGTAGAATTATTTGACGAACTATTAGATGCGCTGTTATCTTTTGATGAAGCGAGAGCACACGTAATAATGGATAAAGTCTTTACTATTTATTCGGTTGAAAAGGTGTTAATAGACATTTTAGGTACGCTTTTAGTAAGAGTGGGCTCATTATGGGAAGAAGGAACAATTACAAGTGCTCACGAGCATTTTGCTTCCTCCTTTTTGCGATCTCGTATCGGAAGTATATTACACACGTTGCCGACAAATGGATTTTTACCAAAAACAGTATCTGTATGCGGACCAGGAGAGTGGCACGAATTAGGATTATTAATATATACGTTATATGTTAAGCGTAAAGGCTTTGACACGATTTACCTCGGTGTGTCATTAGCGGATAATGATATCCATGTAGTAATAGAAGAAATTAATCCAAAGTTTCTATTTTTATCTTGTACATTGAAAGAAAATTTAGAAAAAACATTATTACTTGTAGTCGAATTAGAAAGTAAATATCCAAACTTACATGTTGGAATTGGTGGTCATGCCATTGGTTATATGAATGAAGAAGAAAGAGCAAAGTTCGATAAAAATATAATCGGGTTGAATATAGAGCAGTGGGATCATTGGTTAAAACAAAAGATGAATGAATAG
- a CDS encoding genetic competence negative regulator translates to MRLERITNNKIKVFLTFDDLSDRGLTKEDLWQDSEKVHQLFRDMMDSANDELGFEVNGSLAVEVYSLQAQGMVIIVTVTDDISDEEFLDDYIEMQVTIDESEEVLYEFSSFEHIIDLAKRLKPFQMGTGKLYSYQDLYFLLLEEKNNHMDIDTLISLLSEYGCPATMTIHRIHEYGKIIMEENALSTIRKYFKNAL, encoded by the coding sequence ATGCGGCTTGAACGCATTACGAATAACAAGATTAAAGTATTCCTCACGTTTGATGACCTTTCAGATAGAGGATTAACGAAAGAAGACTTGTGGCAAGATTCAGAAAAAGTACATCAACTATTTCGCGATATGATGGATTCAGCAAACGACGAACTAGGATTTGAAGTAAATGGTTCTTTAGCGGTAGAAGTTTATTCGCTACAAGCGCAAGGGATGGTTATAATCGTCACGGTGACAGATGACATATCGGACGAAGAATTTTTGGATGATTACATTGAAATGCAAGTAACGATAGATGAAAGTGAAGAAGTTCTTTATGAATTTTCATCATTTGAACATATTATTGACCTTGCTAAAAGACTAAAACCTTTCCAAATGGGAACTGGAAAACTATATAGTTATCAAGACTTGTACTTTTTGTTACTAGAAGAAAAAAACAACCATATGGACATAGATACACTTATTTCTTTATTGTCAGAGTATGGTTGCCCTGCGACAATGACGATTCACAGAATTCACGAATATGGAAAAATAATTATGGAAGAAAATGCACTTAGTACAATAAGGAAATATTTTAAAAACGCACTATAA
- a CDS encoding Glu/Leu/Phe/Val family dehydrogenase — MVAENNNEKAQQKEDKLDVLRSTQVVIHKALEKLGYPDEVYELLKEPIRMLTVKIPVRMDDGSVKIFTGYRAQHNDAVGPTKGGIRFHPNVSEKEVKALSIWMSLKCGIVDLPYGGGKGGIVCDPREMSFRELERLSRGYVRAISQIVGPTKDIPAPDVFTNSQIMAWMMDEYSRIDEFNSPGFITGKPLVLGGSHGRESATAKGVTICIREAAQKCGIELKGARVVVQGFGNAGSYLSKFMHDAGAKVIGISDAYGGLHDPNGLDIDYLLDRRDSFGTVTKLFNNTISNKELLELDCDILVPAAIENQITEDNAHNIRAKVVVEAANGPTTIEGTKILTERGILLVPDVLASAGGVTVSYFEWVQNNQGYYWSEEEVEEKLEKIMVRSFNNIYETSQNRRVDMRLAAYMVGVRKMAEASRFRGWI; from the coding sequence ATGGTAGCCGAAAATAATAATGAAAAAGCTCAGCAAAAAGAGGATAAGCTTGACGTATTGAGATCAACACAAGTCGTGATACATAAAGCGTTAGAAAAGCTTGGATATCCAGATGAAGTGTATGAGTTATTAAAAGAACCAATTCGCATGTTAACAGTAAAAATTCCAGTTCGTATGGATGACGGCTCTGTAAAGATTTTTACTGGATACCGTGCTCAACATAATGATGCAGTTGGACCAACGAAAGGTGGAATTCGTTTCCATCCGAACGTATCTGAAAAGGAAGTAAAAGCACTTTCGATTTGGATGAGTTTAAAATGTGGTATTGTTGATTTACCATATGGTGGAGGAAAAGGTGGGATCGTTTGTGACCCGCGTGAAATGTCCTTCCGTGAGTTAGAGCGATTAAGCCGTGGTTACGTTCGTGCTATTAGCCAAATCGTTGGACCAACAAAAGATATTCCGGCTCCAGACGTATTTACAAACTCCCAAATTATGGCGTGGATGATGGACGAGTATAGCCGTATTGACGAATTTAACTCTCCAGGATTCATTACAGGTAAACCGCTTGTACTAGGTGGCTCTCATGGTCGTGAATCTGCTACTGCTAAAGGTGTTACAATTTGTATTCGTGAAGCAGCGCAAAAATGTGGCATTGAATTAAAAGGTGCTCGCGTAGTTGTTCAAGGTTTCGGAAACGCAGGTAGTTACTTATCAAAGTTTATGCATGATGCAGGCGCAAAAGTAATCGGTATTTCTGATGCGTACGGTGGTCTTCACGACCCGAATGGATTAGATATTGACTACTTATTAGACCGTCGTGATAGTTTCGGAACAGTAACGAAATTATTTAATAATACAATTTCAAATAAAGAATTACTAGAATTAGATTGTGATATTTTAGTTCCAGCAGCAATTGAAAACCAGATTACGGAAGATAATGCTCATAACATTCGTGCAAAAGTTGTAGTAGAAGCAGCCAATGGTCCGACTACAATTGAAGGAACGAAGATCTTAACAGAGCGTGGTATTTTACTTGTACCAGACGTATTAGCTAGTGCTGGTGGAGTAACAGTTTCTTACTTCGAATGGGTACAAAATAACCAAGGTTATTATTGGTCTGAAGAAGAAGTGGAAGAAAAATTAGAAAAGATCATGGTAAGGTCCTTTAACAACATTTATGAAACAAGTCAAAACCGCCGAGTTGACATGCGTCTAGCTGCCTACATGGTTGGTGTACGTAAAATGGCAGAAGCATCTCGCTTCAGAGGCTGGATTTAA